One genomic region from Drosophila subpulchrella strain 33 F10 #4 breed RU33 chromosome 2R, RU_Dsub_v1.1 Primary Assembly, whole genome shotgun sequence encodes:
- the LOC119550756 gene encoding uncharacterized protein LOC119550756 isoform X2 yields MSHLLMRRRILLMVLLFAAPLRNAPFGGAQVAIATSTATGRARPTPPEWQRDWELDPDWDFHGNGNGDRDSVPAPTSRAFDDLYPVDSGNPLPKSKGAEMDKQFGDNYFSPYPEWFGRQWHLQHLKQLQVQHKWQSPPAAEVKAKRAPPKWPPDDEEQTPPFDYVYNLPWKRKDLPESLRYLPSISAAMTNLGGFFNQLEANLRFAEQSQLGESETRLLEGKHPHPLHLPPMPPDGTDDPAQQQEHDRKTSKLLQALRSYRPSQKIRSLVSRNPQGYRGSQFIDPSYMWLGLGK; encoded by the exons ATGTCGCACCTGCTGATGAGGCGACGGATTCTGCTGATGGTTTTGCTGTTCGCAG CTCCACTGCGAAACGCACCCTTCGGCGGAGCACAGGTGGCAATAGCGACATCAACAGCAACTGGCCGTGCCCGGCCAACTCCGCCGGAGTGGCAGCGGGACTGGGAGTTGGATCCGGACTGGGACTTTCACGGGAACGGGAACGGGGACAGGGACTCGGTGCCGGCGCCGACGTCACGGGCTTTCGACGACCTTTACCCTGTTGATAGCGGAAATCCCCTGCCGAAATCGAAAGGCGCGGAAATGGACAAACAGTTCGGTGATAACTACTTTTCCCCGTATCCGGAGTGGTTCGGTCGGCAGTGGCACCTTCAGCACCTCAAGCAGCTGCAGGTGCAGCACAAGTGGCAATCTCCGCCAGCTGCGGAGGTCAAGGCCAAAAGGGCGCCCCCCAAGTGGCCACCCGATGACGAGGAGCAGACCCCACCCTTCGACTACGTCTACAACTTGCCCTGGAAACGCAAAGATCTGCCGGAGTCGCTACGCTATTTGCCCTCCATCAGTGCTG CCATGACCAATCTGGGTGGCTTCTTCAACCAGCTAGAGGCGAATCTGCGCTTTGCAGAGCAGTCGCAACTCGGCGAGTCGGAAACGCGACTGCTGGAGGGGAAGCACCCGCACCCGCTGCACCTGCCGCCCATGCCGCCCGACGGCACGGATGATCCCGCCCAGCAGCAGGAGCACGACCGGAAGACATCGAAGCTCCTGCAGGCCCTGCGCAGCTACAGACCCTCCCAGAAGATCCGATCGCTGGTGTCGCGCAATCCGCAGGGATATCGCGGCTCCCAGTTCATAGACCCCAGCTACATGTGGCTGGGTCTGGGAAAATGA
- the LOC119550756 gene encoding uncharacterized protein LOC119550756 isoform X1, translating into MSHLLMRRRILLMVLLFAAPLRNAPFGGAQVAIATSTATGRARPTPPEWQRDWELDPDWDFHGNGNGDRDSVPAPTSRAFDDLYPVDSGNPLPKSKGAEMDKQFGDNYFSPYPEWFGRQWHLQHLKQLQVQHKWQSPPAAEVKAKRAPPKWPPDDEEQTPPFDYVYNLPWKRKDLPESLRYLPSISAGAMTNLGGFFNQLEANLRFAEQSQLGESETRLLEGKHPHPLHLPPMPPDGTDDPAQQQEHDRKTSKLLQALRSYRPSQKIRSLVSRNPQGYRGSQFIDPSYMWLGLGK; encoded by the exons ATGTCGCACCTGCTGATGAGGCGACGGATTCTGCTGATGGTTTTGCTGTTCGCAG CTCCACTGCGAAACGCACCCTTCGGCGGAGCACAGGTGGCAATAGCGACATCAACAGCAACTGGCCGTGCCCGGCCAACTCCGCCGGAGTGGCAGCGGGACTGGGAGTTGGATCCGGACTGGGACTTTCACGGGAACGGGAACGGGGACAGGGACTCGGTGCCGGCGCCGACGTCACGGGCTTTCGACGACCTTTACCCTGTTGATAGCGGAAATCCCCTGCCGAAATCGAAAGGCGCGGAAATGGACAAACAGTTCGGTGATAACTACTTTTCCCCGTATCCGGAGTGGTTCGGTCGGCAGTGGCACCTTCAGCACCTCAAGCAGCTGCAGGTGCAGCACAAGTGGCAATCTCCGCCAGCTGCGGAGGTCAAGGCCAAAAGGGCGCCCCCCAAGTGGCCACCCGATGACGAGGAGCAGACCCCACCCTTCGACTACGTCTACAACTTGCCCTGGAAACGCAAAGATCTGCCGGAGTCGCTACGCTATTTGCCCTCCATCAGTGCTG GAGCCATGACCAATCTGGGTGGCTTCTTCAACCAGCTAGAGGCGAATCTGCGCTTTGCAGAGCAGTCGCAACTCGGCGAGTCGGAAACGCGACTGCTGGAGGGGAAGCACCCGCACCCGCTGCACCTGCCGCCCATGCCGCCCGACGGCACGGATGATCCCGCCCAGCAGCAGGAGCACGACCGGAAGACATCGAAGCTCCTGCAGGCCCTGCGCAGCTACAGACCCTCCCAGAAGATCCGATCGCTGGTGTCGCGCAATCCGCAGGGATATCGCGGCTCCCAGTTCATAGACCCCAGCTACATGTGGCTGGGTCTGGGAAAATGA